One window from the genome of Diabrotica virgifera virgifera chromosome 6, PGI_DIABVI_V3a encodes:
- the LOC126886114 gene encoding uncharacterized protein LOC126886114 produces MAEVGDEVDRLKQELEKAREEVCKLQDERQRVAQNELNYLRKEMEELRMAGNRSVEMIGAREVKEWCGSEGEMSVEEFVERVEMLQQINGWTEQNTADLVRRRMIGESAEFLRNATSQKQEGWTWKEIKGLLLQRFGVKKDRVEEMAKIMNIRRKEGENYRRFADRCRTAARYVVKEYEKEEEKQVANEIREEMILGVFMEGLNSEVRRVVKARKGVNTLTVVLDMLKDIGEEGDRKRVRKVRKELEEEEANSSGSEESFATVVSNNSERRGIRRIEGEKKEGFVKMNRADAIVAGGSKWHDRANPAGEVQGERQRSLRRVPCTPCRRCGQVGHWTRECTIHLGNQKSGESRWKPEEGTRVGKRASNEECFQCGRPGHFINTCPQTICDNCGYGGHVWRQCQNTGTSARRGPFSRRQRPWESDKSDRGVEDYASLAGRRAESRSVSPN; encoded by the coding sequence ATGGCGGAAGTTGGTGACGAGGTAGATAGGTTGAAACAAGAGTTAGAAAAGGCGAGAGAGGAAGTATGCAAGTTACAAGATGAGAGACAGAGGGTCGCACAAAACGAACTGAACTATTTGAGGAAGGAAATGGAAGAACTGAGAATGGCCGGAAATAGGAGCGTGGAAATGATAGGTGCCAGAGAGGTGAAAGAATGGTGTGGTAGCGAAGGAGAGATGAGTGTAGAGGAGTTTGTTGAGAGAGTAGAGATGTTGCAGCAAATTAATGGGTGGACTGAGCAGAACACAGCTGATTTGGTGAGACGAAGAATGATTGGCGAGTCGGCAGAATTTTTGCGAAATGCGACGAGTCAGAAGCAAGAGGGATGGACATGGAAGGAGATAAAAGGGTTGCTATTGCAGCGGTTTGGGGTGAAAAAAGACAGAGTGGAGGAAATGGCGAAAATAATGAACATCCGACGGAAGGAGGGGGAAAATTATCGGAGATTCGCTGATAGGTGTAGAACAGCGGCGCGCTATGTTGTGAAAGAATATGAGAAAGAAGAGGAAAAGCAAGTAGCGAATGAGATTCGAGAGGAGATGATCTTGGGAGTATTCATGGAGGGTTTAAATAGCGAGGTACGACGTGTGGTGAAGGCTAGGAAGGGAGTAAATACCCTGACGGTGGTATTGGATATGTTGAAGGACATAGGAGAGGAAGGTGACCGGAAAAGAGTAAGGAAGGTGAGGAAGGAACtagaggaagaagaagcaaacAGCAGCGGTTCTGAGGAGAGCTTTGCGACGGTAGTAAGCAATAACAGCGAGCGAAGAGGAATTCGGCGGATCGAAGGTGAGAAGAAGGAAGGATTTGTAAAGATGAACCGCGCAGATGCTATAGTAGCGGGCGGGAGTAAATGGCATGATAGGGCGAATCCGGCTGGAGAAGTGCAAGGAGAGCGGCAGAGATCACTGCGCAGAGTACCGTGCACCCCATGTAGGAGGTGTGGACAGGTTGGTCACTGGACACGGGAGTGCACGATACATCTGGGCAACCAGAAGAGTGGAGAGTCACGTTGGAAACCGGAAGAAGGAACACGGGTGGGGAAAAGAGCGAGCAACGAAGAATGCTTTCAGTGTGGGCGACCGGGGCACTTTATAAACACATGTCCACAGACCATATGCGATAATTGTGGATATGGCGGTCACGTGTGGAGACAGTGCCAAAATACTGGAACATCCGCGAGGAGGGGCCCATTTTCGCGGCGACAACGGCCATGGGAATCAGATAAGTCAGACAGGGGGGTGGAAGATTATGCGAGCCTAGCCGGAAGACGGGCTGAAAGCCGTAGCGTTTCCCCAAACTAG